A single region of the Halopiger xanaduensis SH-6 genome encodes:
- a CDS encoding universal stress protein has translation MDDSKPFSVDTVLAPVDGSDESATAVEYAVAVADRYDASVHALFVLGRGVVHGMDAGTVDEDAVAEDTRNFLEDVGTIADEADVPLSTSIDDGFSQTRKTRHPGNVVLDTADEIDADFIVLPREPVSDATAAEVEVLEKAAEYVLSYASQPVLSV, from the coding sequence ATGGACGACAGCAAGCCGTTTTCCGTCGACACCGTCCTCGCGCCCGTCGACGGAAGCGACGAGTCCGCCACCGCCGTCGAATACGCCGTCGCCGTCGCGGATCGGTACGACGCGTCCGTCCACGCGCTGTTCGTGCTCGGACGGGGCGTCGTCCACGGCATGGACGCCGGCACCGTCGACGAGGACGCCGTCGCCGAGGACACGCGGAACTTCCTCGAGGACGTCGGGACGATCGCCGACGAGGCCGACGTCCCCCTGTCGACGTCGATCGACGACGGGTTCTCCCAGACCCGCAAGACCCGCCACCCGGGCAACGTCGTGCTCGACACGGCCGACGAGATCGATGCCGACTTCATCGTTCTGCCTCGGGAGCCGGTCAGCGACGCGACGGCTGCGGAAGTGGAAGTGCTCGAGAAGGCGGCCGAGTACGTGCTGTCGTACGCGAGTCAACCCGTTCTGTCGGTGTAG
- a CDS encoding universal stress protein, with the protein MFDTVVVATDGSESVKRAVDVALDLAARFDAAVHALSVVDASEVDASPEQLREELRTALETHADAALGTVEDRADRDVTTAVREGRPAAEICEYAREIDADLVATGTRGRHGENRLLLGSVAERVVRTSPAPVLTVRQLEPAGDGEAAESGEVAETVADA; encoded by the coding sequence ATGTTCGATACGGTCGTGGTCGCTACCGACGGCTCCGAGAGCGTCAAGCGAGCCGTCGACGTCGCGCTCGATCTCGCCGCTCGGTTCGACGCCGCGGTCCACGCGCTGTCGGTCGTCGACGCCAGCGAGGTCGACGCCTCGCCCGAACAGCTCCGCGAGGAGCTCCGAACCGCCCTCGAGACCCACGCGGACGCCGCCCTGGGAACGGTCGAGGACCGCGCCGACCGAGACGTGACGACCGCCGTTCGCGAGGGTCGGCCCGCGGCCGAGATCTGCGAGTACGCCCGCGAGATCGACGCCGATCTGGTCGCGACCGGGACCCGCGGCCGCCACGGGGAGAACCGCCTGCTGCTGGGCAGCGTCGCCGAGCGGGTCGTCCGAACCTCGCCCGCGCCCGTGCTGACGGTTCGCCAGCTCGAGCCGGCGGGCGACGGCGAGGCGGCCGAGTCGGGCGAGGTCGCCGAGACGGTCGCGGACGCGTAG
- a CDS encoding DHH family phosphoesterase — MYDELIDSGDLPLARKSVLPGTGFFLPDTVEEDLEEEQAAAALEGAEVAVIADPDADGLACVALIREAYDDVQNVPEPDDEAADGDENDASTEASDAADAVDDAEEAAVGLTGDEVESPLEEPEPTPHEVALIPASPHDVEDAIARVAEYGDDGIELFVCDLAPDRYEYVEDELEAALETASSVAWYDHHQWDDEVAQAVRDAGVDLVIGDSDEECSADVVYRSLEYDFSPMYEELAAVTRDHDLWLREDPRSDDLADYAYWTDPAEYVEVVREYGVDLPDWVHEYISERRVEKEALIDRAIARAEYREIGGYTVGVTYGRCSQNEVAEAMREEGADASVIVKPAGSASIRGTDEFDRCHEVAGRVNGGGHPKAAGCKPDIYDDMLDFANHWTSRGAVTKQVILDAFREVVADEESETPDDADADETAA; from the coding sequence ATGTACGACGAACTCATCGACAGCGGCGATCTGCCGCTCGCCCGCAAGTCCGTCCTCCCGGGAACCGGCTTTTTCCTGCCCGACACGGTCGAGGAGGACTTAGAAGAAGAGCAGGCGGCCGCCGCCCTCGAGGGGGCCGAGGTCGCGGTTATCGCCGACCCCGACGCCGACGGGCTGGCCTGCGTCGCCCTGATTCGGGAGGCCTACGACGACGTGCAGAACGTTCCCGAACCGGACGACGAGGCTGCGGACGGTGACGAGAACGACGCGTCCACAGAGGCGTCGGACGCGGCCGACGCCGTCGATGACGCTGAAGAGGCAGCCGTCGGCCTCACCGGCGACGAGGTCGAGAGCCCGCTCGAGGAACCCGAGCCGACGCCCCACGAGGTCGCCCTGATCCCGGCGAGCCCCCACGACGTCGAGGACGCGATCGCGCGGGTCGCCGAGTACGGCGACGACGGGATCGAACTGTTCGTCTGCGACCTCGCGCCGGACAGGTACGAGTACGTCGAGGACGAACTCGAGGCGGCCCTCGAGACCGCCTCCTCGGTCGCGTGGTACGACCACCACCAGTGGGACGACGAGGTCGCGCAGGCAGTTCGCGACGCCGGCGTCGACCTCGTGATCGGCGACTCCGACGAGGAGTGTTCGGCCGACGTCGTCTACCGCTCGCTCGAGTACGACTTCTCGCCGATGTACGAAGAACTGGCAGCCGTGACGCGGGATCACGACCTCTGGCTGCGCGAGGACCCTCGTAGCGACGATCTGGCGGACTACGCGTACTGGACCGACCCTGCCGAGTACGTCGAGGTCGTCCGCGAGTACGGCGTGGACCTCCCTGACTGGGTCCACGAATACATCTCCGAGCGCCGCGTCGAGAAGGAGGCGCTGATCGACCGCGCGATCGCGCGCGCCGAGTACCGCGAGATCGGCGGCTACACCGTCGGCGTCACCTACGGCCGCTGTTCGCAAAACGAGGTCGCCGAAGCGATGCGCGAGGAGGGCGCCGACGCCTCGGTGATCGTCAAACCCGCCGGCTCCGCCTCGATCCGGGGAACCGACGAGTTCGACCGCTGCCACGAGGTCGCAGGGAGGGTTAACGGCGGCGGCCACCCCAAGGCCGCGGGCTGCAAACCCGACATCTACGACGACATGCTCGACTTCGCGAACCACTGGACCTCCCGCGGGGCGGTGACGAAGCAGGTCATCCTCGACGCGTTCCGCGAGGTCGTCGCGGATGAGGAAAGCGAGACTCCGGACGACGCGGACGCCGACGAAACCGCCGCGTAA
- a CDS encoding transcription initiation factor IIB, translating to MDRLTRQRTRDSETTQERENEQDTAAERVCPECNSDSLVRSEDQRELVCDDCGLVVEESNIDRGPEWRAFNHSERQSKSRVGAPTTQAMHDKGLTTQIDWKNTDAYGRSLSADKRSQMRRLRKWQERIRTKDAGERNLQSALSEIDRMSSALGIPRSVREVASVVYRRALSEDLIRGRSIEGVATGCLYAACRQEGIPRSLEEVAEVSRVERKEIGRTYRYVAQELSLELKPVDPQEYVPRFCSELDLSEEVTAKTREIIQVTAEKGLLSGKSPTGYAAAAIYAASLLCNEKKTQREVAEVAQVTEVTIRNRYQEQIEAMGIH from the coding sequence ATGGATAGGCTCACCCGGCAGCGAACGCGCGACTCCGAAACGACACAGGAACGCGAGAACGAGCAGGATACGGCGGCTGAACGGGTGTGCCCGGAATGTAACTCCGACAGCCTCGTCAGGAGCGAGGACCAGCGAGAACTCGTCTGCGACGACTGCGGGCTCGTCGTCGAGGAGTCGAACATCGATCGCGGGCCGGAGTGGCGCGCGTTCAACCACTCCGAGCGACAGAGCAAGTCCCGCGTCGGCGCGCCGACCACCCAGGCGATGCACGACAAGGGGCTGACCACCCAGATCGACTGGAAGAACACGGACGCCTACGGCCGCTCGCTGTCGGCGGACAAGCGCAGCCAGATGCGCCGGCTCCGCAAGTGGCAGGAACGCATCCGCACGAAAGACGCCGGCGAACGGAACCTCCAGTCCGCGTTAAGCGAGATCGACCGCATGTCGAGCGCGCTCGGCATCCCGCGATCGGTCCGCGAGGTCGCCAGCGTCGTCTACCGACGGGCGCTCTCCGAGGACCTGATCCGCGGCCGCTCGATCGAGGGCGTCGCCACCGGCTGCCTCTACGCCGCCTGCCGCCAGGAGGGCATCCCGCGGAGTCTCGAGGAGGTCGCCGAGGTATCCCGAGTCGAACGAAAGGAGATCGGGCGCACGTACCGGTACGTGGCCCAGGAGCTGAGTCTGGAACTGAAGCCGGTCGATCCCCAGGAGTACGTCCCGCGGTTCTGCTCGGAGCTCGATCTGAGCGAGGAGGTCACGGCGAAGACGCGAGAGATCATCCAGGTCACGGCGGAGAAGGGCCTGCTCTCCGGGAAGTCGCCGACGGGGTACGCTGCCGCCGCGATCTACGCCGCGTCGCTGCTGTGCAACGAGAAGAAGACCCAGCGCGAGGTCGCGGAGGTCGCCCAGGTGACGGAGGTCACCATCCGGAACCGGTATCAGGAACAGATCGAAGCGATGGGCATCCACTGA
- a CDS encoding DUF5807 family protein yields MSDPRSEFLAGDRPDDVALYLADSFVDDDRLEQFGESVEGGTLIVVDGESGRNAFQAATGTGAMQFAKSAMANEGIVDADLTGGTCPETPGDSEGDHEPKFVFAFAEEQNDDVGGIYAEGDVIHAYVQCECGTAYSDKWNPEPERDPAEPEEL; encoded by the coding sequence ATGAGTGACCCACGTTCGGAGTTTCTGGCCGGCGACCGGCCGGACGACGTCGCGCTCTATCTGGCCGACTCGTTCGTCGACGACGACCGCCTCGAGCAGTTCGGCGAGTCCGTCGAGGGCGGCACGCTGATCGTCGTCGACGGCGAGAGCGGACGGAACGCGTTCCAGGCGGCGACCGGCACGGGCGCGATGCAGTTCGCCAAGTCGGCGATGGCTAACGAGGGCATCGTCGACGCCGATCTCACCGGCGGCACCTGTCCCGAAACGCCCGGCGACAGCGAGGGCGACCACGAACCGAAGTTCGTCTTCGCCTTCGCGGAGGAGCAAAACGACGACGTCGGCGGCATCTACGCCGAGGGCGACGTCATCCACGCGTACGTCCAGTGCGAGTGCGGCACCGCCTACTCCGACAAGTGGAACCCCGAACCCGAACGCGATCCGGCCGAACCCGAGGAGCTGTAA
- a CDS encoding globin-coupled sensor protein, which produces MSRSDRQSSRLDAAREAVVEPDAVSRDDVSRAKDLAGLQSADERRLESMSHLFDAVSDELAAASVDAVRSQSDIDIGAALERTGSDEAALERSRREALEGATDGEYDADFFDRRLRGDDVAALLSAGPDVYLGSFGVQYERLFEEIAADVVARYEDADDGTSDDRATDGGVAAAPATDNGTLERAVDDALNRALSAVRLSMVDQQLALRARSSAQEARIDAYEAQLAEYEQRLEEYEAEIEAQDRTREDLADARRSMENTLEEVAEATDDVADGADEIDDLTAEQSDSMSEIASEISGLSATVEEIASNAEEVSATSEQAESVASDTTETAEEAIDKMEGVQEAADEVTEDVENLREGVQRIDEIVDVINDIADQTNLLALNASIEAATAGEAGDGFAVVANEVKSLAEESQDEATNIERMVDRIQADTEETVDSLETANAEIDDGVELVEETVDNLGRIEEAVAEASTGIREVATATDDQAASTEEVASMTDSAMERSQEIADEVETIVATTADASDLVEEIDAELDRLELEDGTGVEAGTNRK; this is translated from the coding sequence ATGTCTAGATCGGACCGTCAATCGTCCCGTCTCGACGCGGCTCGCGAGGCCGTCGTCGAACCCGATGCCGTCTCTCGGGACGATGTCTCCCGCGCGAAGGACCTCGCCGGCCTGCAGTCGGCCGACGAGCGCCGCCTCGAGTCGATGTCTCACCTGTTCGACGCCGTCAGCGACGAACTCGCTGCCGCGTCCGTCGATGCGGTCCGTTCCCAGTCGGATATCGATATCGGCGCGGCGCTCGAGCGGACCGGGTCCGACGAAGCCGCTCTCGAGCGAAGCCGACGCGAAGCCCTTGAGGGGGCTACGGACGGCGAGTACGACGCCGACTTTTTCGACCGTCGGCTGCGCGGGGACGACGTGGCGGCGCTGCTGTCGGCCGGCCCCGACGTCTATCTCGGCTCGTTCGGCGTTCAGTACGAGCGGCTGTTCGAGGAGATCGCGGCCGATGTCGTGGCTCGCTACGAGGATGCGGACGACGGCACGTCCGACGACCGTGCAACCGACGGCGGCGTCGCCGCCGCGCCCGCGACCGACAACGGGACCCTCGAGCGGGCGGTCGACGACGCCCTCAACCGGGCGCTGTCGGCCGTCCGACTGTCGATGGTCGACCAGCAACTCGCGCTGCGAGCGCGCTCGAGCGCCCAGGAGGCACGGATCGACGCCTACGAAGCGCAACTCGCGGAGTACGAGCAGCGACTCGAGGAGTACGAAGCTGAAATCGAAGCGCAGGACCGAACGCGGGAGGATCTCGCGGACGCGCGCCGGAGCATGGAGAACACGCTCGAGGAAGTCGCCGAAGCGACCGACGACGTCGCGGACGGCGCCGACGAGATCGACGACCTCACCGCCGAACAGTCCGACTCGATGAGCGAAATCGCGAGCGAAATCTCCGGGCTCTCGGCGACCGTCGAGGAGATCGCCTCGAACGCCGAGGAGGTCAGCGCGACCAGCGAACAGGCCGAATCGGTCGCGAGCGACACGACCGAGACCGCCGAGGAGGCCATCGACAAGATGGAGGGCGTCCAGGAGGCGGCCGACGAGGTCACCGAGGACGTCGAGAACCTCCGCGAGGGCGTCCAGCGCATCGACGAGATCGTCGACGTCATCAACGACATCGCCGACCAGACCAACCTGCTCGCGCTGAACGCCTCGATCGAGGCCGCGACCGCCGGTGAGGCGGGCGACGGGTTCGCCGTGGTGGCCAATGAAGTCAAGAGCCTCGCCGAGGAATCCCAGGACGAAGCGACGAACATCGAACGCATGGTCGACCGGATTCAGGCCGACACCGAGGAAACCGTCGACAGCCTCGAGACGGCGAACGCGGAGATCGACGACGGCGTCGAGCTGGTCGAAGAGACCGTCGACAACCTCGGCCGGATCGAGGAGGCGGTCGCCGAAGCCAGTACCGGCATTCGCGAGGTCGCGACCGCGACCGACGATCAGGCTGCGAGCACCGAGGAGGTCGCGAGCATGACCGACAGCGCGATGGAACGATCGCAGGAGATCGCCGACGAAGTCGAGACCATCGTCGCGACGACCGCGGACGCGAGCGACCTCGTCGAGGAAATCGACGCCGAGCTCGACCGACTCGAACTCGAGGACGGGACGGGCGTCGAAGCCGGAACCAATCGGAAGTGA
- a CDS encoding chemotaxis protein CheW, giving the protein MSTTKSNRPTADEEDRTSTHVLEFSLGENRYCVDIGYVAEIVDTNQLTAVPNTPDHVEGVMDLRGETTKIVNLRRIFGETDDDSAIGNRIIVFKRKRGSNERIGWLADEVYQVEEVWTDTVDTSVDGEGIAGVIRRDDEFVFWIDPTSVRI; this is encoded by the coding sequence ATGTCAACGACGAAATCGAACCGACCGACTGCGGACGAGGAGGACAGAACGAGCACCCACGTGCTCGAGTTTAGCCTGGGCGAGAACCGCTACTGCGTCGACATCGGCTACGTGGCGGAGATCGTCGACACCAACCAGCTGACGGCGGTGCCGAACACGCCGGACCACGTCGAGGGCGTCATGGATCTGCGCGGCGAGACGACGAAGATCGTCAATCTTCGGCGGATCTTCGGCGAGACGGACGACGACTCGGCGATCGGCAACCGGATCATCGTCTTCAAGCGCAAGCGCGGCTCCAACGAGCGCATCGGCTGGCTCGCCGACGAAGTCTACCAGGTCGAGGAAGTCTGGACCGACACGGTCGACACCTCGGTCGACGGGGAAGGGATCGCCGGCGTCATCCGGCGAGACGACGAGTTCGTGTTCTGGATCGATCCGACCAGCGTTCGGATCTGA
- a CDS encoding methyl-accepting chemotaxis protein, whose translation MDRMGSNDRPESRRQTDSSSGGNGDRDGSSASGDRGDRRPNRRHRTDGGNRPATTAAADRPATGEGDEEVGTDGEPDAAAVNDAGTLRRAGYQQLFDGTGVPTFILDADGTIVEWNAALAELTGVDRTEAVGHEHASEHFYPDGRRADTLADKVLQAPERAHLEYGVEHRDPDRNRYGDTSTMVDRHGDEKHIDFSATPLYDGDDLIGVIEVVIDRTDIVNERDATVDLVQEIRTTANEISDGDLTARAERSDDFDALDDDLVDVVDAVNGMADNLETLTGRVTEQATEMRSAVDEANDAADEIAGNVTEQHGLLEDSVDEMQSFAAGMEEVAAQADEVDSAARTAREAVEQGLDAGEDAREATEDVVAIGDELRESVDALAEKMNEIGDVVEVISDVADQTNLLALNANIEAARAGESGNGFAVVADQVKKLADETQEHTEEITKSLDELQAQSEDTTDAVEQSHERIEHADEQIEAVLTSLEDIADSVDEAANGISEVARVIDDQTASIEELTSTMETVRDRSDESEAAAERIVAATDHQNQTIETLMARVDELQTDDV comes from the coding sequence ATGGACCGAATGGGTAGTAACGACCGGCCCGAATCACGACGACAAACTGACAGTTCCTCGGGAGGGAACGGCGATCGCGACGGAAGTTCGGCGAGCGGCGACCGCGGGGATCGTCGACCGAACCGACGGCACCGGACCGACGGCGGCAATCGACCGGCGACGACGGCCGCAGCCGACCGACCGGCGACGGGTGAGGGGGACGAGGAAGTCGGGACGGATGGCGAGCCCGACGCGGCCGCCGTGAACGATGCCGGGACGCTGCGACGCGCCGGCTACCAGCAACTGTTCGACGGCACCGGCGTCCCGACCTTCATCCTGGACGCCGACGGCACCATCGTCGAGTGGAACGCGGCCCTGGCCGAACTGACCGGCGTCGACCGGACCGAAGCGGTCGGCCACGAACACGCCTCGGAACACTTCTACCCGGACGGGCGTCGCGCGGACACGCTCGCGGACAAGGTGTTGCAGGCCCCCGAGCGCGCGCACCTCGAGTACGGCGTCGAGCACCGCGATCCCGATCGGAATCGGTACGGCGACACCAGCACGATGGTCGACCGCCACGGCGACGAGAAGCACATCGACTTTTCGGCGACGCCGCTGTACGACGGCGACGATCTGATCGGCGTCATCGAGGTCGTCATCGACCGCACCGACATCGTCAACGAGCGGGACGCGACGGTCGATCTGGTCCAGGAGATTCGCACGACGGCAAACGAGATCAGCGACGGGGACCTCACCGCCCGCGCCGAGCGCAGCGACGATTTCGACGCGCTCGACGACGATCTAGTCGACGTCGTCGACGCGGTCAACGGGATGGCCGACAACTTAGAGACGCTCACCGGCCGGGTCACCGAGCAGGCGACCGAGATGCGCTCGGCCGTCGACGAAGCGAACGACGCGGCCGACGAGATCGCCGGGAACGTCACCGAACAGCACGGGCTGCTCGAGGACTCGGTCGACGAGATGCAGTCGTTCGCGGCGGGCATGGAGGAGGTTGCGGCCCAGGCCGACGAGGTCGACTCCGCGGCGCGGACGGCGAGAGAAGCCGTCGAGCAGGGCCTCGACGCGGGCGAGGACGCGCGCGAGGCGACCGAAGACGTCGTCGCGATCGGGGACGAACTCCGCGAGAGCGTCGACGCCTTAGCCGAGAAGATGAACGAGATCGGGGACGTCGTCGAGGTCATCTCCGACGTCGCCGACCAGACGAATCTGCTGGCGCTCAACGCGAACATCGAAGCCGCGCGGGCCGGCGAGAGCGGCAACGGGTTCGCCGTCGTCGCCGACCAGGTCAAGAAACTCGCCGACGAGACCCAGGAACACACCGAGGAGATCACGAAGAGCCTCGACGAGTTGCAGGCCCAGTCGGAAGACACGACCGACGCCGTCGAACAGTCCCACGAGCGGATCGAACACGCCGACGAACAGATCGAGGCCGTGCTCACCTCGCTCGAGGACATCGCCGACTCGGTCGACGAGGCGGCTAACGGTATCTCCGAAGTCGCGCGGGTGATCGACGATCAGACGGCCAGCATCGAGGAGCTCACGTCGACGATGGAGACCGTCCGCGACCGGTCGGACGAGAGCGAGGCGGCCGCCGAGCGGATCGTGGCGGCGACCGATCACCAGAACCAGACGATCGAGACGCTCATGGCGCGAGTCGACGAGTTACAGACCGACGACGTCTAA
- a CDS encoding chemotaxis protein CheW, translated as MTDDRARRIRDIRNRSKGESDESDDSTVDAESESDVEAETGAETDAATDGSGSDEATSNVESEPDDASGTNESSAGTDDGDERDATDEADREQGKGQEQDRGDAEQPTAEPTTDDADGEALSYDETETTGTEEPLEQTAAERTEPEPAADAGGAAIANGNAATTGIGAGTGTGTETTDGVSEASLQGAIAGMSDTVTVDERVGEATVDSTAIMDADTYGDAADREEVFDRGDSLIASTHNEEDTVQMLEFYLNDNRYAIEIGRVSAIVEMKDITRFPRGPKAIDGVTDLRGEITGVLDPTVMLDVERSEPSEDHYIVVIERDGDKQKLGIRVTDVSQAVTYRESQIDETGTVMDGTDAQHEFVEGIIKKNVDDGTALVAWLDIDSLIETTETEYTPSDYVRN; from the coding sequence ATGACCGACGACAGAGCGCGGCGGATTCGGGACATCCGCAATCGATCGAAGGGAGAGTCGGACGAATCGGACGATAGCACAGTCGACGCCGAGAGCGAGAGCGACGTTGAGGCCGAGACAGGGGCCGAGACCGACGCGGCGACTGACGGGTCCGGTTCGGACGAGGCGACATCGAACGTCGAGTCGGAACCCGACGACGCGTCCGGAACGAACGAGTCGTCCGCAGGGACGGACGACGGGGACGAACGGGACGCGACGGACGAAGCGGACCGGGAACAGGGAAAGGGACAGGAACAGGATCGAGGCGACGCGGAGCAGCCGACGGCGGAACCGACGACCGACGACGCCGACGGCGAGGCGCTCTCCTACGACGAAACCGAAACGACGGGGACCGAGGAGCCGCTCGAGCAGACCGCCGCGGAGCGGACCGAACCGGAACCGGCGGCCGACGCCGGTGGCGCCGCGATCGCGAACGGGAACGCAGCGACGACAGGGATCGGCGCCGGAACAGGGACCGGCACCGAGACGACTGACGGCGTGAGTGAAGCGTCGCTGCAGGGTGCGATCGCCGGCATGTCCGATACGGTCACCGTCGACGAGCGCGTCGGCGAAGCGACCGTCGACTCGACGGCCATCATGGACGCCGACACGTACGGCGATGCGGCCGACCGCGAGGAGGTGTTCGACCGCGGCGACTCGCTGATCGCGTCGACCCACAACGAGGAAGACACCGTCCAGATGCTCGAGTTCTACCTCAACGATAACCGGTACGCGATCGAGATCGGACGGGTCAGCGCGATCGTCGAGATGAAAGACATCACCCGGTTCCCCCGCGGACCGAAAGCCATCGACGGCGTCACCGACCTCCGCGGCGAGATCACGGGCGTTCTCGACCCGACCGTCATGCTCGACGTCGAACGCAGCGAGCCCTCCGAGGACCACTACATCGTCGTCATCGAGCGCGACGGCGACAAGCAGAAGCTCGGGATCCGCGTGACCGACGTTTCGCAGGCGGTCACCTACCGCGAGTCCCAGATCGACGAGACGGGGACGGTGATGGACGGGACGGACGCCCAACACGAGTTCGTCGAGGGGATCATCAAGAAGAACGTCGACGACGGAACGGCGCTGGTCGCGTGGCTCGATATCGACAGTCTGATCGAGACCACGGAGACGGAGTACACGCCGAGCGATTACGTCCGGAACTGA
- a CDS encoding ParA family protein, with amino-acid sequence MAGSARLCVTNQKGGVGKTTVAINLAGALNERGRDVLFVDLDPQGNATEGLGQLDAYDAEPPTLLDALVDPSGVPLEEIVYDHPEMDVLASNVDMNAAQSTLAEQPDGEDRLDALLTALEREGGYDVVVVDCPPQLGLITDNALCATKNLVIPALAESTSKRSLELLFDYVGSLQMDYDVEIEPRALVANRVEYTNQADEMLEWFDEALPDVPLFEVRKRVALQRAFEAGTSIFEVEEDVDMEAVFESMAETLDERIGRQEVSA; translated from the coding sequence ATGGCGGGATCCGCTCGGCTGTGTGTGACAAATCAGAAAGGAGGCGTCGGAAAGACGACCGTTGCGATCAACCTCGCCGGTGCGTTGAACGAACGCGGACGGGACGTGCTCTTCGTCGATCTCGATCCGCAGGGCAACGCGACCGAGGGCCTCGGACAGCTCGACGCCTACGACGCCGAGCCGCCGACGCTGCTCGACGCGCTCGTGGACCCGTCCGGCGTCCCGCTCGAGGAGATCGTCTACGATCATCCGGAGATGGACGTGCTCGCGAGCAACGTCGACATGAACGCGGCCCAGTCGACCCTGGCCGAGCAGCCGGACGGCGAAGACCGACTCGACGCGTTGCTGACCGCCCTCGAGCGCGAGGGGGGCTACGACGTCGTCGTCGTCGACTGCCCGCCGCAGCTCGGACTGATCACCGACAACGCCCTCTGTGCGACCAAAAACCTCGTGATTCCGGCGCTGGCCGAATCGACGAGCAAGCGCTCGCTCGAGTTGCTGTTCGACTACGTCGGCTCGCTCCAGATGGACTACGACGTCGAGATCGAGCCGCGCGCGCTGGTCGCGAACCGCGTCGAGTACACCAATCAGGCCGACGAGATGCTCGAGTGGTTCGACGAGGCGCTGCCGGACGTGCCGCTGTTCGAAGTGCGCAAGCGCGTGGCGCTCCAGCGCGCGTTCGAAGCGGGAACGTCGATCTTCGAGGTCGAGGAGGACGTCGACATGGAGGCGGTGTTCGAGTCGATGGCCGAGACCCTCGACGAGCGGATCGGCCGCCAGGAGGTGTCGGCATGA
- the cheB gene encoding chemotaxis-specific protein-glutamate methyltransferase CheB, translated as MVRAVIADDSAVMRETLGKILEDGGVEVVGRAKNGTEAVAMIGRLEPDVATIDIQMPGLTGHEVIERVMADNPTPMLVISSQTTKNADATFDALEAGAVDFIAKPSGDNSVDIWSKQDEIVEQVEAVASADVSKATESNRNTSTGTGSGASAAGAGSTIDVAAEFPNDPTLVIGASTGGPRVVEQVLSELPERAGLRILVVQHMADHYTERFAKRLNDRTAYDIREATGSDTIGPGEAVLAKGGKHMAVTGWRNGRVTVEHDDGPKRHNVKPAIDVTMETAAETVRGNLAGVIMTGMGADGAEGLGAIKAAGGKAIVQDEATSRVYGMPKVAAEQVDVDMVLPKGRLAEGVVNAFRGWSA; from the coding sequence ATGGTCCGAGCCGTTATCGCCGACGATTCTGCGGTCATGCGCGAAACCCTCGGGAAGATCCTCGAGGACGGCGGCGTCGAGGTCGTCGGCCGCGCCAAGAACGGCACCGAGGCGGTCGCGATGATCGGCCGCCTCGAGCCCGACGTGGCGACGATCGACATTCAGATGCCCGGGCTGACGGGCCACGAGGTGATCGAGCGGGTGATGGCCGACAACCCGACGCCGATGCTGGTCATCAGTTCGCAGACGACGAAAAACGCCGACGCGACGTTCGACGCGCTCGAGGCCGGCGCGGTCGACTTCATCGCGAAGCCGTCGGGCGACAACTCGGTCGACATCTGGTCGAAACAGGACGAGATCGTCGAACAGGTCGAAGCGGTTGCGAGCGCCGACGTATCGAAAGCGACGGAGTCGAACCGTAACACGAGTACCGGCACCGGGAGCGGGGCCAGCGCCGCCGGCGCCGGCTCGACGATCGACGTCGCCGCGGAGTTTCCGAACGACCCGACGCTGGTCATCGGCGCGTCGACCGGCGGCCCGCGCGTCGTCGAGCAGGTTCTCTCCGAACTTCCCGAGCGAGCAGGGTTACGAATTCTGGTAGTTCAACACATGGCAGATCACTACACGGAGCGTTTTGCGAAACGCCTCAACGACCGAACAGCGTACGACATTCGAGAAGCGACCGGGAGCGACACGATCGGGCCCGGCGAGGCCGTGCTGGCGAAGGGCGGCAAACACATGGCGGTCACCGGCTGGCGCAACGGCCGGGTCACCGTCGAACACGACGACGGCCCGAAGCGCCACAACGTCAAGCCGGCCATCGACGTCACCATGGAGACCGCGGCCGAGACGGTCCGGGGCAACCTCGCCGGCGTCATCATGACCGGCATGGGCGCCGACGGCGCCGAAGGTCTGGGCGCGATCAAGGCGGCCGGCGGCAAGGCGATCGTTCAGGACGAGGCGACCTCCCGCGTCTACGGGATGCCGAAGGTTGCCGCTGAACAGGTCGACGTCGACATGGTGCTGCCGAAAGGTCGGCTCGCCGAAGGCGTCGTCAACGCCTTCCGGGGGTGGTCCGCGTGA